A region of the Numenius arquata chromosome 2, bNumArq3.hap1.1, whole genome shotgun sequence genome:
GGCGCTGGCCCTGGACACTGGGTGTTTCCAGGTGCAGGGTCCCTGGGGCCTCTGTTCCCTTCACCATTGCTGGCAGCCTCTGGACCCACCACCCAGCGGGTAGAGAGCGGGGCCACACAGCACCAGGTTTGGAATCACTCTCAAGAAGAAGGTGGGATGGACTGAGGTGATCAGGTGCAGGGCTCAGTCAAACAAGAAAGACACCAGCAGCTTGCCTGTGTGTGATGGGATCCTTGATGTTTACATTAATCAAGGACTATTTTTTAGCTTTCCATAGAAGAATAGagcaatggaatggccaatgcaatattccataccacagacatgCCCAGTAGGTAactgggggttggccagggggtggGAATGCCTGATCACAGCTCAGGATGGTGCCAGTTCAGCAGGTGGTGGCTCCTGGTCTGAGGTAAaccagaaccaattttctgttcactaattttactttgcagctgaGGCTCTTCTAACTAATTGAACTGTCTGAAGTTAACAGCATATTGCTGAGACACTGCTCACTCCCAgagagataagacctgattatttttaatttatgccaaggaacgGCATGCAGaggggctcttgcttatacttactgctataacaaccaaggtcgccTCTTTCCgtggacagagagttgggggagagcatctgttgttggTTTCAGTGGCCCAACCAGGACAGGTggttattgttattttttgtgttatttttccgATCTcattctattaaactgtctttatttcaacccatgaggtttttttcctttcctctccttttctccctcgtCTCCCTTGTGGACAGAGAAGGGGTAACCGAGTGGCTGAGTGGTGGGGGTTAAATCATGACAAGGATTTACCAATGCTGTGGAGAATGGCAGGTCGGCTGACCAGCAGCATCCGTCTCTATCTAGAGCTTAAAGTGGCATCTCTTTGCCCATGCACTGCTGGGGGTGTTGCCATGGCTGACACAGCGAGAGCAGGAGGGGACGCTGCTTTGTGCGGGACGGGGGACACAGCATGGCCGTGCTTGAATTATTGGCCTCACGCATCACTGCCATCCCCAGAGGGGCTCTGCAGCACCCAACCGAGTGCGTGCGGCCACAGTTCTGCTCTCTGGTGTGTGATTTGGGAAGGACGTGGTGGCCaagggctgcagagcagggcgGCAGGGACCTTCCCCAAGGGGCTGTGGTGCCACATTGGTTTTCCTGTGGGCTGTCGGCAGGCGGTGGCTTGGAGCCAGGCGCTGCCGCTGGCCATGGGGCTGCACACCCTCATCCCGCAACCGGAGCGATCAGCGGGGCCTGTCGGGGGTGTCTGAGCCCAGCTTCTGCCACCCCTCCTGCTCGGAACCCCCCATgttgcccccccctcctcctgatAGGCCCCTGCCCAGCACTCGGAGCCAGGGGCTCTGTGACATCAGCCCTGGCAACCAGGGCACCGCGAGCGCTGCCGGCGCTGCCAGCACTGCccgggctgctgctctgctggtgaCAACGAGCTCTCGGCTCCTGCATCTGCCACGTGCCACTGGCACCATGAATGTGCTCCTGGTCCTCGTCCTGCTGGCCCTGTGCCGGCCCGTGCAGGGCACCTGGGACAACTGTGGGTAAGCGGCCCGAGGCTCTGGGAGGCAGCTTGGGCAACCCTTACGGGGTTCACTGGAGGGTGCCCGCTTATCCCCCGTGGCCACGCCACAGCTTCCCCAGCGCCAGGGGGGAGCCTGAGATCCCGGAcagcctccaggctgctggcacagctcttCTGTGGGGCTAAAGCAGGAACAGGAGTGGGCAGGCGCTCGCCCTGGGGGTCCCCTGGCCCTGCAGCGCCTTGTGGGGAGGGGGGTCGGTGACCTTGAGCCCGAGCAGCAGCGAGCCACGGGGCAGGAGAGTGACGAGTTGCTGGTTACAGAGCGAGCTGCGGTCTCCGGCCCTTGGCTCATCGCTACGGTGCGTCACGCGTCGTGGGGGGCACAGACGCCCAGCCGGGGGCCTGGCCATGGATGGTCAGCATCCAGATAGTCTGGGAAGGCGGCGTGGTGCAGCACATCTGCGGAGGGTCCCTCATCAGCGCCCAGTGGGTCCTCACAGCAGCCCACTGcttcctggagaacaggtgaggggCACTgtctggggcagggaagggctgggctgctgcagcctggggctccGCTCCCTCTCACCCCTCTCCATCTGCCTTCCAGGCCCGAACTCCTGTGGCGCGTGGTGATCGGGGCCAACCGGCTGTCTCAGATGGGCCCGGAGGTCCAGGTGCGCCACATCCAGCGGCTCCTGATACACGAGCACTATAACAATATCTCGCAGCTGAACGACATCGCCTTGCTGGAACTGGACCACCCAGTCCAGTGCAGCTACTACGTACAGCTGGCCTGCGTGCCCGACGCCTCGCTGAGGGTGTCGGAGCTGAAAAACTGCTACGTCAGTGGTTGGGGCGCCACGAATGCAAGAAGTGAGTTCCCCAAAAGTGCTGGTGTCCCGAGGGCAAGCTTGGCTCGCTGGGGAGACGGGCTGGGCTTCCCGAGAGCAGGGGCGAAGGCCAAAGTCGGGCTGTGGAGACGCGTGCCCATCGGGAGATGGACCCGGCCCATTGCCCAGCACGAGACCAAAGGGAAGCACCGACCCAAGGCCTCCCGGGTGCAAAGCTgagccctggggaaggggctcaccaggcggggagaggggggagaactGGCAACGAGCTGCTGGGGTTAATTGCTTTCTGTGCTGACAGGTTCCAGACGACCTGATGTCCTGCAGGAGGCCCCGGTCCACCTcctcaacacccacctctgtaacAGCAGCCGGTGGTACGCAGGGGCCATCCACAGCAACAACCTGTGTGCTGGCTACGCGTACGGGATCATCGACACCTGCCAGGTAGGAGGGTGCCCCCAGCCCGgacccagcagcacagcagccctgtCACCGCCGCCACACACACCCTGGCACGGGCTCTGATGGGCTCCCCACCGCTGCTGGGGctcgcctccccttccccagaggCAGGTCCTTGCCCAGTGTCTCCCCTGGTCCCAGAGGGCGGGACTCTGCCCAGAAAGCCCATCCCTGCTCTTGGCAGCCATAGGTCCAGATCCCAGTCCCAGAACATC
Encoded here:
- the LOC141479283 gene encoding acrosin-like, coding for MNVLLVLVLLALCRPVQGTWDNCGASCGLRPLAHRYGASRVVGGTDAQPGAWPWMVSIQIVWEGGVVQHICGGSLISAQWVLTAAHCFLENRPELLWRVVIGANRLSQMGPEVQVRHIQRLLIHEHYNNISQLNDIALLELDHPVQCSYYVQLACVPDASLRVSELKNCYVSGWGATNARSSRRPDVLQEAPVHLLNTHLCNSSRWYAGAIHSNNLCAGYAYGIIDTCQGDSGGPLVCKDTTADYFWLVGVTSWGKGCARAKQPGVYTSTQHFYDWILVQMGLRPAATATPTQHVPFTYAPSQTPRPIPTQSSQFSPCPFSRPKLEQFFNVLQELLQALRGKNV